ACCGTTGATCTTCTTGGCCGAGTAGACCGGCGGCACCTGGTCCATTTCGCCGTGAAACCGGGCGGCGAGCTGTCTCAGCTCATCGAGCGAGAGCGACAGTGGTTGCGCGGCGGCCGTCGCCTCGCCTTCGGCGTCGAAGGTGTCGGTGGCAAAGCCGAAGCGAATGCGGCCTTCGTAGGATTTGTCGGACTGGCCGAAGAACTGGGCCAGGCGGGTGTAACGTCCGAGCAGCAGGGGCAACACGCCTGTCGCCATCGGGTCGAGAGTTCCCAGGTGGCCGATCGACTTCTCGCCGGTCGCGCGCCTGACGATGGCGACGACGTCGTGCGAGGTCATGCCGGGGGGTTTATCTAGTACAAGCAGTCCATTCATTCCATGGACTAGTTTATCGGCTGGACGCCACGTCTGCCGGCTAGAAGCTAGCTGCCGTTGCGCCGCACCAGCGAGAGGAACTCGTTGCGTGTCTGCAACTGGGTCTTGAAGACGCCGCACATCGCCGAGGTTACGGTGAAGGAATGCTGCTTTTCGACGCCGCGCATCATCATGCACAGGTGTTGCGCTTCGAGGATTATGGCGACACCCTGCGGGTTGATGGCCTCGGTGATGGCATCGCAGATCTGACGTGTCAGCCGCTCCTGCACCTGCAGCCGTCGCGAAAAGACGTCGACGAGCCGGGGAATCTTGCTCAGGCCGATCACCTTGCCGTTCGGGATGTAGGCAACGTGTGCTTTGCCGAAGAAGGGAAGCAGGTGGTGCTCGCACATGGAGAAGAACTCCACGTCTTTGACGATGACCATCTCGTCGTAGTCCACGTCGAAGAGCGCGTCGTGGAGCACGGTGTTGACGTCCTGAGCATAGCCGCGCGTGAGGAAGGCCAGGGACTTTTCCATGCGCTCCGGTGTGCGGAGCAGGCCGTCGCGGTTGGGGTCTTCGCCGATGCGGAAGAGGAGTTCGCGGTAGATATCCTGCGTTGGTATCTCGGAGAGCGGTGCGTTTTCGAGGGTAGCCTTCGTGCCGGCCATTGTCTGGGCCTTTCTCTAAAGAGTGCCTGCCGCTGGAGTCCTGTCGCCGGCGTAGTCGAAGGAGTTGTTGGGTGTCTCTTCGATGTGAACCTGCTCAAGATGGGCGGCGGCGAAGTTCTGAAAGATGCGGTAGATCTCTATGGATAGATTCTCCGTCGTGGAGACCTTATCTGCAAAACAGTCGAGTGTGTTCAGATTGGTGTGATCGAAACGGTCGTGCAGATTGGTTCGTGCGAACGCATCGAGATCGGCGAGGTCGCAGACCATTCCTGTCACCGGGTCGACTTGTCCGCTCAGCGTGACCTGCACGGTGTAGTTGTGGCCATGTCCGTGAGGGTTGTTGCACTTGCCGAAGAGCGCGCGGTTCTTCGCCGCGTCGTAGGCTTCAGTGTGCAGGCGGTGCGAGGCGCTGAAGTGATAGCGGCGAGTGAGGTAGGCCTTCATGCGCTCTCTCCGTAGAAGTCGGCGAAGAGATCGGGCATCTCGTAGACACGCACGCGGTGCAGCTTCGCGTTGGGGATCTTGCCGTCGAGGCGGTGCCAGATGGCGATGGCGATGTTCTCCGTCGTCGGGATGCTGGTCTTAAACTCGGGGACTTCGAGGTTAAGGTGCCGATGATCGTAGACGCTGACGACCTCGCGCTCGAGGATGTCCTTGAGCTGCTTGAGGTCGACGACGAAGCCTGAGACCGGATCGACGTCACCGGCGACCGTGACCTCGAGCGTGTAGTTGTGACCGTGTCCATTGCGGTTGGCGCACTTGCCGAAGACGCGGTGGTTCTCCTCCTTGGACCAGGAATCGACCCAGTAGTAGTGTGATGAGGAGAATTCGGCTTTGCGGGTAAGAAGGATCATTGTGCTCTCTAAGTTAGATGAAGATAGCCGGGAAGGGTTACATACTCTCAGCGTCCTGTATCGTAGCTCCGCCCCTTCCAGGTTACGGAGTGTCTGATGTTGTGGTCGATAACGCTGCGTATCAACAGGTAGATAAACAGCGGCACGCCGAAGATGGAGATGGCGATGTCTACGGCGGGGAAGTTTGAGCGCGCAACTCGCGCGTAGAACCTCCACAGCGTGCGGACCCAGAGCAGCATGATCACGGTTTTCTGCCATAAGATCAGCCACGGCAGGCCGAATGCCACGAGTGGCAGGCCGAAGAAGAGCACCAGGTCCA
This genomic interval from Edaphobacter bradus contains the following:
- the folE gene encoding GTP cyclohydrolase I FolE, producing the protein MAGTKATLENAPLSEIPTQDIYRELLFRIGEDPNRDGLLRTPERMEKSLAFLTRGYAQDVNTVLHDALFDVDYDEMVIVKDVEFFSMCEHHLLPFFGKAHVAYIPNGKVIGLSKIPRLVDVFSRRLQVQERLTRQICDAITEAINPQGVAIILEAQHLCMMMRGVEKQHSFTVTSAMCGVFKTQLQTRNEFLSLVRRNGS
- a CDS encoding 6-carboxytetrahydropterin synthase codes for the protein MKAYLTRRYHFSASHRLHTEAYDAAKNRALFGKCNNPHGHGHNYTVQVTLSGQVDPVTGMVCDLADLDAFARTNLHDRFDHTNLNTLDCFADKVSTTENLSIEIYRIFQNFAAAHLEQVHIEETPNNSFDYAGDRTPAAGTL
- a CDS encoding 6-pyruvoyl trahydropterin synthase family protein; protein product: MILLTRKAEFSSSHYYWVDSWSKEENHRVFGKCANRNGHGHNYTLEVTVAGDVDPVSGFVVDLKQLKDILEREVVSVYDHRHLNLEVPEFKTSIPTTENIAIAIWHRLDGKIPNAKLHRVRVYEMPDLFADFYGESA